Proteins encoded within one genomic window of Jiangella mangrovi:
- a CDS encoding IS5 family transposase (programmed frameshift), whose amino-acid sequence MLDRHDLTDVEWAGLEPLLPDRSPRRGGRWVDHRMVINGVLWRTRTGAPWRDLPPDYGTWQTVYARHRRWSADGTWERIVAGLQAGSDTDDAGRWVVAMDSTVVRAHQHAAGARHEPPKDVPAERLGVALGDQPPDGGAASNDKKPPLREGLGRSRGGLTTKLHLIADRRCRPLARVTTAGNRNDSLAFEPLITRLSIRRRGGGRARTRPSQLLADKAYSTGPIRAWLRKHHITAVIPTPSSQQRGRRNRGRNGGRPPNFDPAAYRDRNTVERTINKLRGYRAVAMRTDKRDFVYRGTIDVASIRIWLRDHQRQDPPDTP is encoded by the exons GTGCTTGATCGACATGACCTGACCGATGTGGAGTGGGCTGGTCTGGAGCCGTTGTTGCCGGATCGGAGTCCGCGCCGGGGCGGTCGTTGGGTGGATCACCGCATGGTGATCAACGGGGTGCTGTGGCGGACCCGGACCGGCGCCCCGTGGCGCGATCTGCCGCCGGACTACGGGACGTGGCAGACCGTGTATGCGCGGCATCGCCGCTGGTCAGCCGATGGTACGTGGGAACGGATCGTCGCTGGGTTGCAGGCCGGGAGCGACACCGACGACGCCGGGCGGTGGGTGGTGGCGATGGACTCGACGGTGGTCCGCGCCCACCAGCATGCCGCGGGCGCGCGGCATGAACCGCCCAAGGATGTGCCTGCCGAGCGGCTGGGGGTCGCCCTGGGCGACCAGCCG CCGGACGGGGGGGCGGCATCGAATGACAAGAAGCCGCCGCTGCGGGAAGGGTTGGGTCGTTCTCGCGGCGGATTGACCACGAAGCTTCACCTGATCGCTGATCGCCGCTGCCGTCCGTTGGCGCGGGTGACCACCGCCGGGAACCGCAACGATTCGCTGGCCTTCGAACCGCTCATCACCCGATTGTCGATCCGCCGCCGCGGCGGCGGGCGGGCACGCACCCGGCCCAGCCAGCTGCTGGCCGACAAGGCCTACTCCACCGGGCCCATCCGCGCGTGGCTGCGCAAACACCACATCACCGCGGTCATCCCGACCCCCAGCAGCCAGCAGCGTGGACGCCGCAACCGCGGCCGCAACGGCGGCCGGCCCCCGAACTTCGACCCCGCCGCCTACCGCGACCGCAACACCGTCGAGCGCACGATCAACAAGCTGCGCGGCTACCGCGCCGTGGCCATGCGCACCGACAAACGCGACTTCGTCTACCGCGGAACCATCGACGTCGCCAGCATCAGAATCTGGCTCCGCGACCACCAACGACAAGATCCGCCAGACACGCCCTAG
- a CDS encoding heparinase II/III domain-containing protein, translating into MISRDLPVPAPPADIAALITPSHPRLMVDDAALAGIAERIACDDLTAQLYDDLIAQADAQLTMPASGYEFPDGRTLLIVTREVQTRLYSLAMAYRLTQDERYAARAYEEMAAVAAFPDWNPESFLSVAELMHAFAVGYDWLHGYLDEAQRQVVRDAIVRFGLEPAIAQHESGASWTTRTNNWNIVCNGGTIMAALAIGVEEPELANEAMHLAFGSLPVALARYGPDGGYPEGATYWGYATRFLVPVMASLETAVGDDFGITETAGLGRTVDFGIYLTGPAGQPFNYYDAPSGARPGRTAAHWLAAHYGEPAYAWWAEQGAVGQSRPLPPLHLMWQGLIDAVPPDEAGLPLDREFEAISTFLSRSAWNSTTANFFGFKAGDNATSHADLDLGTFVLDALGTRWATELGPESYDLPGYWSAGPEGRRWTYYRKRPEGQNTLVINPDATPGQAVDARGTLVATGSSPDASFAVADLSEAYTAQGVTSWRRGMALIDGRSRFVVQDEVMASSPVEAWWFMHTSADIDVAADGRSATLTLDGRQLRAVLLDAADGARFSVMDAVPLPTSPNPDGQTPNAGVRKLVVTGPEVAQFRLSVLLEPLPTGVHGPEPAVADLADWAVAPALDVAANPG; encoded by the coding sequence ATGATCTCCCGTGACCTGCCCGTTCCGGCACCGCCCGCGGACATCGCGGCGCTCATCACGCCGAGCCACCCGCGCCTGATGGTCGACGACGCGGCGCTCGCCGGGATCGCCGAGCGCATCGCGTGCGACGACCTCACCGCGCAGCTGTACGACGACCTGATCGCGCAGGCGGACGCGCAGCTCACCATGCCGGCCTCCGGGTACGAGTTCCCCGACGGGCGCACGCTGCTCATCGTCACCCGCGAGGTCCAGACGCGCCTCTACTCGCTGGCGATGGCGTACCGGCTCACGCAGGACGAGCGGTACGCGGCGCGCGCGTACGAGGAGATGGCGGCCGTCGCCGCGTTCCCGGACTGGAATCCGGAGAGTTTCCTGTCCGTCGCGGAACTCATGCACGCGTTCGCGGTGGGCTACGACTGGCTGCACGGGTACCTCGACGAGGCGCAGCGCCAGGTCGTGCGCGACGCGATCGTCAGGTTCGGGCTGGAGCCCGCGATCGCACAGCACGAGTCCGGGGCGTCGTGGACCACGAGGACGAACAACTGGAACATCGTGTGCAACGGCGGGACGATCATGGCCGCGCTCGCCATCGGCGTCGAGGAGCCGGAGCTCGCGAACGAGGCGATGCACCTCGCGTTCGGCTCGCTGCCCGTGGCGCTCGCGCGGTACGGGCCGGACGGCGGCTACCCCGAGGGCGCCACGTATTGGGGCTACGCCACCCGGTTCCTCGTGCCGGTCATGGCGTCGCTCGAGACGGCGGTCGGTGACGATTTCGGCATCACGGAGACCGCGGGGCTCGGCCGCACGGTCGACTTCGGGATCTACCTGACCGGCCCGGCGGGCCAGCCATTCAACTACTACGACGCCCCCAGCGGCGCCCGCCCCGGGAGGACCGCCGCGCACTGGCTCGCCGCGCACTACGGCGAGCCGGCCTACGCGTGGTGGGCCGAGCAAGGAGCCGTAGGGCAGTCGCGTCCGCTTCCCCCGCTGCACCTGATGTGGCAGGGACTGATCGATGCCGTGCCGCCGGACGAGGCCGGCCTGCCGCTGGACCGCGAGTTCGAGGCCATCTCCACCTTCCTCTCGCGCAGCGCGTGGAACAGCACGACCGCGAACTTCTTCGGGTTCAAGGCGGGGGACAACGCGACCAGCCACGCCGACCTCGATCTGGGCACGTTCGTGCTCGACGCGCTCGGTACACGGTGGGCCACGGAGCTCGGGCCGGAGAGTTACGACCTGCCCGGGTACTGGTCGGCCGGTCCCGAGGGCCGTCGCTGGACCTACTACCGCAAGCGTCCCGAGGGACAGAACACGCTCGTCATCAACCCCGACGCGACGCCCGGTCAGGCCGTCGACGCGAGGGGGACGCTCGTGGCGACCGGCTCGAGCCCGGACGCGAGCTTCGCCGTCGCCGACCTGTCGGAGGCGTACACGGCCCAAGGCGTGACGAGCTGGCGACGCGGCATGGCGCTGATCGACGGCCGGAGCCGCTTCGTCGTGCAGGACGAGGTCATGGCGTCCTCCCCGGTCGAGGCGTGGTGGTTCATGCACACGTCCGCCGACATCGACGTCGCGGCCGACGGCCGGTCCGCCACACTCACCCTCGACGGCCGGCAGCTGCGAGCCGTCCTGCTCGATGCGGCCGACGGCGCCCGGTTCTCGGTCATGGACGCCGTGCCGCTGCCGACGTCGCCGAATCCGGACGGCCAGACGCCGAACGCCGGCGTCCGCAAGCTCGTCGTCACGGGGCCGGAGGTGGCGCAGTTCCGCCTCAGCGTGCTCCTCGAGCCGCTGCCCACGGGCGTGCACGGGCCGGAGCCCGCCGTGGCGGACCTCGCGGACTGGGCGGTGGCGCCCGCCCTCGATGTCGCTGCCAATCCCGGGTAA
- a CDS encoding tyrosine-type recombinase/integrase, producing MKALWLSKRGSLTDSGVRQVLERRCDDAGIPHIHPHQFRHTMVHRWLAAGGQENDLMRLADWRSREMISRYAASAADERARDAHRRMALGDEL from the coding sequence TTGAAGGCCTTGTGGCTGAGCAAGCGCGGCAGCCTCACCGACTCCGGCGTCCGACAGGTGCTCGAACGCCGCTGCGACGACGCCGGCATCCCGCACATCCACCCGCACCAGTTCCGCCACACCATGGTCCACCGCTGGCTCGCCGCCGGCGGCCAGGAGAACGACCTCATGCGGCTGGCCGACTGGCGCTCCCGCGAGATGATCAGCCGCTACGCCGCCTCCGCCGCCGACGAACGCGCTCGCGACGCGCACCGGCGCATGGCCCTAGGTGATGAACTGTGA
- a CDS encoding IS5 family transposase (programmed frameshift) yields the protein MTLTDAQWEQIEPLLPSNAGRRGHPFWDNRRVVEGIVYRYRTGIPWRDLPREPFGPWKTVWKRHRRYAEDGTWDKVLAGLLAQADAAGQIDWTVSVDATINRAHQHATNTTRPERDTGGAGENHTSQPDGFVPSPIGGEREPAGHGIGKSRGGLTSKIHFAVDGHGRPLAAVITGGQRNDGVMLTEVLADIRVPRLGPGRARTTPDAVIADRAYTSGVNRQMLAARHIKAVIPQKKNEIAARKRKGSAGGRPPALDEQTYKQRNVVERSFALIKQWRGLATRYDKLAITYRAAVVLSACITWARI from the exons TTGACCTTGACCGATGCTCAGTGGGAGCAGATCGAGCCGTTGCTGCCGTCGAACGCGGGGCGGCGGGGCCACCCGTTCTGGGATAACCGGCGGGTGGTGGAGGGGATCGTCTACCGGTACCGGACCGGGATCCCGTGGCGGGACCTGCCCCGAGAGCCATTCGGGCCGTGGAAGACGGTCTGGAAGCGGCACCGCCGATACGCCGAGGATGGGACCTGGGACAAGGTGCTGGCCGGGCTGCTTGCCCAGGCGGACGCCGCTGGTCAGATCGATTGGACGGTGTCGGTGGACGCCACGATCAACCGTGCCCACCAGCACGCCACGAACACCACGCGCCCGGAGCGGGACACGGGGGGCGCGGGCGA GAATCACACGAGTCAGCCTGACGGGTTCGTTCCTAGCCCGATCGGCGGGGAACGTGAACCTGCAGGTCACGGTATCGGCAAGTCGCGTGGCGGACTGACCAGCAAGATCCACTTTGCGGTGGATGGACACGGCCGCCCGCTGGCCGCGGTCATCACCGGCGGGCAGCGCAACGATGGCGTGATGCTTACCGAGGTGCTGGCCGACATCCGCGTCCCTCGCCTGGGGCCGGGCCGGGCCCGCACCACCCCGGACGCGGTGATCGCCGACCGCGCCTACACCTCCGGCGTCAACCGCCAGATGCTCGCAGCCCGGCACATCAAGGCCGTGATCCCGCAGAAGAAGAACGAGATCGCCGCCCGCAAACGCAAGGGCTCGGCCGGCGGGCGACCTCCGGCCCTGGACGAGCAGACCTACAAGCAGCGCAACGTCGTCGAACGCTCCTTCGCTCTGATCAAGCAATGGCGAGGACTGGCCACCCGCTACGACAAGCTCGCGATCACCTACCGCGCCGCCGTCGTGCTGTCCGCCTGCATCACATGGGCGCGCATATAG
- a CDS encoding tyrosine-type recombinase/integrase produces MLATCKGNTFYNRRDEAVIRLFLDTGMRAGELLGLELDDVDREQSMAFVTGKGGRGRACRYGVKTAEVLRH; encoded by the coding sequence TTGCTCGCGACCTGCAAGGGCAACACGTTCTACAACCGGCGCGACGAGGCGGTCATCCGGCTGTTCCTCGACACGGGCATGCGGGCCGGCGAGCTGCTGGGCCTCGAGTTAGATGACGTCGACCGTGAACAGTCGATGGCGTTCGTCACGGGCAAGGGTGGCCGCGGCCGGGCCTGCCGGTACGGGGTCAAGACGGCCGAGGTGCTGCGCCATTAG
- a CDS encoding beta-propeller fold lactonase family protein — translation MFVRISAVALAAGLVVSTGIGPGAASPGDQPAASRTLVVGNGASSDVASFAVGADGTPVPTGVVEPTGGRDGSNGVVFAPDGDVAYVAYRDSGRVATYEVGENGELSLLAPPVPTGGSVVFGIAMAPDGRSLYVSNVGSGTVTAFDIAADGTLARRGNPVPTGFDSPRGLVVTPDGRSLYVGHGIPLTEPTNILVRFAIGHDGELRPRGVVAETGGAATGMGITPDGKFLYTATISTDEVYGFRIRPDGRLTALPGSPYAVADHSEGIAISPDGRRLFVASPGQDRPDAGTSAVTAFDVRPNGALRPLGEPVKAGLGPVGITTSPDGRLLFVSNFDSSELSAYRVTSGGLVPTSDSAVPTGGRGPASQSLAIRPNQGPIAAITADVGRAGTVTRFDATGSADPDGRVVRYDWDFGDGTRLLDGGPMPTHVYRSPGVHLARVTVTDSEGCSTADVFTGQSFLCHATAAGRGTETIMVPPRH, via the coding sequence ATGTTCGTACGGATCTCGGCCGTCGCGCTCGCGGCGGGCTTAGTGGTGTCCACCGGTATTGGGCCTGGCGCTGCGTCGCCCGGTGACCAGCCCGCGGCGAGCCGCACGCTCGTCGTCGGCAACGGCGCCAGCAGCGACGTCGCGTCGTTCGCCGTCGGCGCGGACGGGACGCCGGTGCCGACTGGCGTCGTCGAACCCACCGGTGGGCGAGACGGCTCCAACGGCGTTGTGTTCGCCCCCGACGGTGACGTCGCCTACGTGGCCTACCGCGACTCCGGGCGGGTCGCCACCTACGAGGTGGGCGAGAACGGCGAGTTGTCCCTGCTGGCGCCGCCGGTGCCGACCGGCGGCAGCGTCGTTTTCGGCATCGCGATGGCACCCGACGGGCGGTCACTGTACGTCAGCAACGTCGGCTCCGGCACCGTCACTGCCTTCGACATCGCCGCCGACGGCACCCTGGCGCGCCGCGGGAACCCGGTGCCGACGGGGTTCGACAGCCCACGCGGCCTGGTGGTCACCCCGGACGGCCGTTCGCTCTACGTCGGCCACGGCATCCCACTGACCGAGCCGACGAACATCCTCGTCCGCTTCGCGATCGGTCACGACGGCGAGCTACGGCCACGCGGCGTCGTGGCCGAGACGGGCGGCGCGGCGACCGGCATGGGGATCACCCCCGACGGCAAGTTCCTGTACACCGCAACCATCAGCACCGACGAGGTCTACGGCTTCCGCATCCGCCCCGACGGCCGGCTCACCGCCCTGCCCGGGTCGCCGTACGCCGTCGCCGACCACTCCGAGGGCATCGCGATCTCGCCCGACGGGCGGCGGCTGTTCGTCGCCAGCCCGGGCCAGGACCGTCCCGACGCCGGTACGAGCGCGGTCACCGCGTTCGACGTGCGGCCCAACGGCGCGTTGCGCCCGCTCGGGGAGCCGGTCAAGGCCGGACTGGGTCCGGTCGGCATCACCACAAGCCCGGACGGCCGGTTGCTGTTCGTGAGCAACTTCGACTCAAGCGAGCTGTCTGCGTACCGGGTGACATCCGGCGGTCTGGTCCCGACCTCGGACTCCGCGGTGCCGACCGGTGGTCGCGGCCCGGCCTCGCAGTCGCTGGCGATCCGGCCGAACCAGGGCCCTATCGCGGCCATCACAGCCGACGTCGGTCGCGCCGGGACCGTGACCAGGTTCGACGCCACCGGCTCGGCCGACCCGGACGGGAGGGTCGTCCGCTACGACTGGGACTTCGGCGACGGCACCAGACTGCTCGACGGCGGTCCAATGCCCACACACGTGTACCGTTCGCCGGGCGTCCACCTGGCTCGGGTCACCGTCACCGACAGCGAGGGCTGCTCCACCGCCGACGTGTTCACCGGCCAGTCATTCCTGTGTCACGCAACGGCAGCCGGACGAGGCACGGAAACAATCATGGTGCCGCCCCGGCACTGA
- a CDS encoding IS256 family transposase, which produces MTVRTSIDPARLLEEQLAQASPDLLRELLQTFINTLLSAEADAVCGAQYGTTSPERVNRRNGYRHRDFDTRAGTIDVAVPKLRQGSYFPEWLLERRKRAERALTSVVATCYLLGVSTRRMDKLVQSLGITALSKSQVSEMAKDLDAHVEQFRTRSLADAGPFTFVAADALVLKVREGGRVVAVHALVATGVNADGHREILGIHVTTSEDGAGWLAFCRDLTARGLTGVKLVTSDAHRGLTSAIEATLPGAAWQRCRTHYAANLMSATPKNSWGWVKALLHSIYDQPDAESVHAQFDRVVDALTEKLPAVADHLEHARADILAFTAFPKEIWRQIWSNNPNERLNREIRRRTDVVGIFPDRPSIIRLVGAVLAEQHDEWAEGRRYLGLDVLTRSQAVATAEQEVTDEELTLQAITA; this is translated from the coding sequence ATGACCGTCAGGACCAGTATCGACCCTGCCCGCCTGCTCGAGGAACAGCTGGCCCAGGCCAGCCCGGATCTGTTGCGCGAGTTGCTGCAGACGTTCATCAACACGCTGTTGTCGGCCGAGGCTGACGCGGTGTGTGGTGCGCAGTACGGCACGACCAGCCCGGAGCGGGTGAACCGGCGGAACGGCTACCGGCACCGCGACTTCGACACCCGTGCCGGCACGATCGATGTCGCGGTGCCCAAGCTGCGTCAGGGGTCCTACTTCCCCGAGTGGCTGCTCGAGCGCAGGAAGCGGGCCGAGCGGGCACTCACCTCGGTGGTGGCGACCTGCTACCTGCTCGGGGTGTCCACCCGGCGGATGGACAAGCTGGTGCAGTCGTTGGGCATCACGGCCCTGTCGAAGTCGCAGGTTTCGGAGATGGCCAAGGACCTCGACGCGCACGTGGAGCAGTTCCGCACCCGCTCGCTGGCCGACGCCGGGCCGTTCACGTTCGTCGCCGCCGACGCACTCGTGCTCAAGGTCCGCGAGGGTGGCCGGGTCGTCGCAGTCCACGCGCTGGTCGCGACCGGCGTGAACGCCGACGGGCACCGCGAGATCCTCGGCATCCACGTGACCACCAGCGAGGACGGCGCCGGCTGGCTCGCCTTCTGCAGAGATCTGACCGCCCGCGGCCTCACGGGGGTCAAGCTCGTCACGTCCGATGCCCACCGCGGGCTGACCTCCGCGATCGAGGCGACTCTGCCGGGTGCGGCCTGGCAACGCTGCCGCACCCACTACGCCGCCAACCTCATGTCAGCGACACCGAAGAACTCGTGGGGCTGGGTCAAGGCCCTGCTGCACTCCATCTACGACCAGCCCGACGCCGAGTCGGTGCATGCCCAGTTCGACCGCGTCGTCGACGCCCTGACCGAGAAACTCCCCGCCGTCGCTGACCACCTCGAACACGCTCGCGCCGACATCCTGGCCTTCACCGCGTTCCCCAAGGAGATCTGGCGACAAATCTGGTCGAACAACCCCAACGAGCGCCTCAACCGCGAGATCCGCCGCCGCACCGACGTGGTCGGGATCTTCCCCGACCGGCCCTCGATCATCCGCCTCGTCGGCGCCGTCCTGGCCGAACAGCACGACGAGTGGGCCGAAGGCCGCCGCTACCTCGGACTCGACGTCCTCACCCGCTCCCAGGCCGTCGCAACAGCCGAGCAGGAGGTGACCGACGAGGAGCTGACCCTGCAAGCCATCACGGCCTGA
- the bioD gene encoding dethiobiotin synthase: MTGTDAGVGKTIVTAALAAIAAGRVAVVKPAQTGVRPGEPGDIDVVRAMTGIDDVHEHARMPDALAPATSARLRNVPLPDIAEHEARIDDLARTRDRVLVEGAGGLLVRLDGDGADLAGLAARLATPFDIVVVVRAGLGTLNHTALTVDALRSRGLPIAGLVIGSWPETPDLAARHNLADLPATSGAPLLGRIPAGAGRLPRADFVAGARDWLSDAAWLGSAEQLGCAK; the protein is encoded by the coding sequence GTGACCGGCACCGACGCCGGCGTCGGCAAGACGATCGTGACCGCGGCGCTCGCGGCGATCGCGGCCGGACGGGTGGCCGTGGTCAAGCCGGCCCAGACCGGCGTCCGGCCCGGCGAGCCCGGTGACATTGACGTCGTCCGGGCCATGACCGGGATCGACGACGTTCACGAGCACGCCCGCATGCCCGATGCACTCGCACCAGCCACGTCCGCACGGCTGCGGAACGTGCCGCTGCCCGACATCGCCGAGCACGAGGCGCGGATCGACGACCTCGCGCGGACGCGCGATCGCGTCCTGGTCGAAGGTGCCGGCGGTCTGCTGGTTCGACTTGACGGCGACGGGGCCGACCTCGCCGGCCTAGCGGCCCGGCTGGCGACGCCGTTCGACATCGTCGTGGTGGTTCGCGCGGGGCTCGGCACGCTCAACCACACGGCGCTCACCGTCGACGCACTACGCAGCCGCGGCCTGCCGATCGCCGGCCTGGTGATCGGTTCGTGGCCCGAGACTCCGGACCTCGCCGCCCGACACAACCTCGCAGACCTGCCCGCGACGAGCGGCGCGCCGCTCCTGGGTCGGATTCCCGCGGGCGCTGGCAGGCTGCCGCGGGCGGACTTCGTCGCAGGCGCCCGGGACTGGCTGAGTGATGCGGCGTGGCTGGGCAGTGCCGAGCAGCTGGGCTGCGCCAAGTGA
- a CDS encoding cytochrome P450, with the protein MTGCPVQHDPGLRHWVVEDPALVRRILLDPETFRPDNALQAHTPLTPASLRVLAAAGFALPPTLASNSGLAHRGIRRTVAAYFSPRRVAAAEPRIRQLITARLDGIARRLATGDTVDLVADVAAGPPALVLLDLLGIAAADVGALSRWSQHSLELFWGQPDPARQLELARSAAAYYCWLRQRTAAGRKRPGTSDLFGTLAGSQLSDEEICATVYFLLIAGHETTSQLVSAAFDRLIGTAVTDAAAATEQVLREASSVPTWRRLTSRPVNLDNVELPAKAPLLLRLTGTGGPGDLAFGIGVHRCLGAQLARMETTVALECAAPLLPRLRRAEAASPMIDLLSFRAPARLLVRASGPA; encoded by the coding sequence GTGACCGGCTGCCCGGTGCAGCACGACCCCGGTCTGCGCCACTGGGTGGTCGAGGACCCGGCGCTGGTGCGCCGGATCCTCCTCGATCCTGAGACGTTCCGCCCCGACAACGCGCTCCAGGCGCACACCCCGCTCACGCCGGCGTCGCTGCGTGTCCTCGCAGCCGCGGGATTTGCGCTTCCGCCGACGCTGGCCAGCAATAGCGGCCTGGCACATCGAGGCATCCGCCGCACGGTGGCCGCGTACTTCAGCCCGCGCAGAGTCGCCGCCGCCGAGCCGCGGATACGGCAGCTGATCACGGCCCGACTGGACGGCATCGCCCGCAGGCTCGCCACGGGCGACACCGTCGACCTGGTCGCAGACGTCGCGGCAGGCCCGCCCGCGTTGGTGCTGCTGGATCTGCTGGGCATCGCCGCGGCCGACGTCGGCGCGCTGTCGAGGTGGAGCCAGCACTCCCTGGAGTTGTTCTGGGGCCAGCCCGACCCGGCCCGCCAGCTCGAGCTCGCCCGGAGCGCTGCCGCCTACTACTGCTGGCTGCGCCAACGCACGGCCGCGGGACGGAAACGGCCCGGCACAAGCGACCTGTTCGGTACGCTCGCCGGATCCCAGCTCTCCGACGAGGAGATCTGCGCGACCGTGTACTTCCTGCTGATCGCCGGCCACGAGACCACGAGCCAACTCGTCTCGGCCGCCTTCGATCGCCTGATCGGAACCGCCGTCACCGATGCCGCCGCGGCGACCGAGCAGGTGCTGCGCGAGGCGTCATCGGTGCCCACCTGGCGCCGGCTCACATCTCGCCCCGTGAACCTCGACAACGTCGAGCTGCCCGCCAAGGCTCCGCTCCTGCTTCGCCTCACCGGCACCGGCGGACCGGGGGATCTGGCCTTCGGCATCGGCGTCCACAGATGCCTCGGCGCACAGCTGGCGCGCATGGAGACCACGGTGGCATTGGAGTGTGCCGCGCCGCTGCTCCCGCGCCTGCGCCGAGCGGAAGCTGCATCCCCCATGATCGACCTGCTGTCGTTCCGCGCGCCGGCCCGGCTGCTTGTGCGTGCATCTGGCCCGGCTTGA